A genomic window from Heptranchias perlo isolate sHepPer1 chromosome 20, sHepPer1.hap1, whole genome shotgun sequence includes:
- the LOC137335565 gene encoding probable G-protein coupled receptor 139: MGQNLRTIDWNVTAMGRNLRTIDWNVAAMGRNLGTIDWDSSFWVLQYLFVYFGSMSFVGRTYFMLRSIQLMYYPLLAAVGVPVNLLTIVILSRGKCALSKCVTRYLVSMAAADLLVVIIDLILRQIPIIYRSQFTFLDHFPVCNIHAVLLYAVTDCSVWFTVTFTFDRFVAICCQKLKTNYCTRKTADVVLGTVSVLSCLKNIFWYFMFEGQYLLSNNPWFCFDVTGVSTSPVWAVIELLHYILTPCVPFILILLLNVLTVRHILVASRARRRLRGHRSGDSPRDPEMESRRKSMILLFVISGNFIVLWVVFMLYSINRRLLYLDSSSVILHPLIQELGFMLQLLSCCTNTCIYAVTQAKFREQLKNVVKHPFTLIVKFIK, from the exons ATGGGTCAGAATcttagaacaatagattggaatgttacagcaatgggtcggaatcttcgAACAATCGACTGGAATGTTGcagcaatgggtcggaatcttggAACAATAGATTGGGACAGTTCATTCTGGGTGCTTCAATATCTGTTTGTATATTTTGGTTCAATGTCATTTGTGGGGCGGACATATTTTATGCTTCGGAGTATACAACTAATGTACTATCCCCTCCTggctgctgttggtgttcctg TTAATTTATTGACAATTGTAATCCTGTCTCGTGGAAAGTGcgctctctccaaatgtgtcactcgctacctggtgtccatggcagcggcggatctactggtcgttatcatcgatctgatattgaggcagattccaaTTATTTATCGTTCACAGTTCACTTTTCTAGACCACtttcccgtgtgtaatatccacgccgtcctgctttatgcagtcacggactgttctgtctggttcaccgtcactttcacctttgatcgatttgtggccatttgttgccagaagctgaaaactaattaTTGCACCAGGAAAACGGCAGATGTAGTTttaggaacagtgagtgtgctgagctgtttaaagaacattttctggtactttatgttcgaAGGTCAATATCTGCTTTCCAATAACCCTTGGTTTTGCTTTGATGTAACGGGTGTTTCAACATCCCCGGTATGGGCAgtaatcgaactccttcattatatcctCACCCCGTGTGTCCCATTTATTCTGATTCTGTTGCTCAATGTTTTAacagtcagacacattttagtggccagcagagcccgcaggagactccgcgGTCACAGAAGTGGGGAcagtcccagagacccagagatggagagtcgcaggaaatcaatgattttactgtttgttatatcaggAAACTTTATCGTGTTATGGGTGGTGTTTATGTTGTATTCTATTAATCGACGATTGTTGTATTTGGACTCTTCGTCTGTAATTCTACATCCACTtatacaagaactgggatttatgctccagctcctgagttgctgcacaaacacctgtatttatgccgtgacacaggcgaaattcagagagcagttgaagaacgtGGTGAAACATCCCTTTactctaattgttaaattcattaaatag